The Streptomyces avermitilis MA-4680 = NBRC 14893 genome contains a region encoding:
- a CDS encoding GNAT family N-acetyltransferase, which yields MLRFPGQGHHNPDDVVIGLLDLAARVDEALAVQAVAFGLGADEVAVRHQIVLRHLTSPGARAFGATTGDGRLVGFVYGMPNDRTHWWSTVVEPYLRGQGHEDWLDNSFVITELHVHPHFQNHGIGRSLITTITDGAAEPRSILSAIDTESPARGLYHSLGYEDLARQVLFPSAPRPYAVMGAPLPLRRR from the coding sequence ATGCTGCGCTTTCCCGGTCAGGGCCACCACAACCCCGACGACGTGGTCATCGGCCTCCTGGATCTCGCCGCGCGCGTCGACGAGGCGCTCGCCGTACAGGCGGTGGCCTTCGGGCTCGGCGCCGACGAGGTCGCCGTACGACACCAGATCGTCCTGCGGCACCTGACCTCCCCGGGAGCCCGCGCGTTCGGCGCCACCACCGGCGACGGACGGCTCGTCGGCTTCGTCTACGGGATGCCGAACGACCGTACGCACTGGTGGTCCACCGTCGTCGAGCCCTATCTGCGCGGCCAGGGCCACGAGGACTGGCTCGACAACTCCTTCGTGATCACCGAGCTGCACGTCCACCCGCACTTCCAGAACCACGGCATCGGCCGCTCCCTGATCACCACCATCACGGACGGCGCCGCCGAGCCCCGCTCGATCCTCTCCGCGATCGACACCGAGAGCCCCGCCCGCGGGCTGTACCACTCGCTCGGCTACGAGGACCTGGCGCGGCAGGTCCTGTTCCCCAGCG